TGCAAACAATATCGCCGGAATAGCCAGGATCTCCCTGACCCCTGCCACATACATCCGCTCTACTGCCGCTGCATATACGGGATGGGAAAACTCCAGGAACCCATAATCTACCATGTAGTCAGGATACCGCTCCCTGAGCAGCCCCACCAGCTCCTTAAATCCACGTACTCCTTCCGGGTCCCTGCTGCCATGTCCGCATATTAATATTCCTTTCATAATAATGCCAGGGGATTAGGGTGTTTGAATGTATAATGCAAACGATGCTTGATCTTATCAGAATTAATGATCTTAAAGCGCAGGGGCTTGCCTTCCGCAAAAGTAGGCGGTTCCAGCCCCGCTTTCTCTGCTGCCAGGGTATAATATTCCTTCCTTGTCGGATGTTCATCTGCTGCCGCATGGAATATATCTTCCCACACCTCCTGTTCAATGAGCGCACTGATCAGCCCTAAGCAATCATCCTGGTGAATCACATTGATCGGCGCATCGCCATTTTCCACGTCCTTTTTGCCGGCCAGGAAACGTGCCGGCATGCGGTCGTAGCCGATCAGTCCTCCTAATCTGAGTATCGTAGTGGTAAATTTCGTTTGTGAAAGCAACAGGTTCTCCGCCAGGATCAGGGCCTGCCCACTGCCCTTGGTAGGAGGCACCATGTCCTTTTCCGTAATCTCCCTGTTCAGATCAGGATATACGGAGGTAGAGCTGATAAACAATACATGTTGCACCGGGCTGGTCTCGATTGCCTGGATCAACAGGGCAATCTGGGCAGCGTGGTAGCTGGTGATATCCGGTCTGCGGCCTGGCGGAAAGTTGATGATCAGGATGTCGCTATCCAGGAAGCCGGCCAGATCGGAGCAATCAATCTCCTGATCGGAAATCCTTAACTGGTAGGGAAGAATCCCTTTCTCAAACAGTGATCCCAGCTTTTCCTCACTGGTCACAGACCCTTTTACCCGGTACCCCTGTTGAACAAAAAGCCCGGCTAATGGTAAGCCGAGCCAGCCACAGCCTAGTACGCTGATGGATTTGTTCTTTGTATAGTCATGCTGTTCCATTATCTGCTTTGCTGAATTTGTGCCTCAAATATAAATCAGCATACAATGAAATAATGATACTTATGAAAATTATTCCCACAATATTGTTCTGCGTATCGCTCAGTTCCAGGGATTCATTCCATGTACTGAGGATTTTGTAAATAGGAATGGCAAAACACATGATTGTAATCAGGACATTTAATTTGAAGCGGTGGTTTTGAATTTTCTTCTGGTCAAACGTCTTGAGTAGCTTGCTGAGTAACATAGAATCGCAGGTGCCGGTGAGGATCAGCCCGAGTGAAAATACCACTCCACCCATTATGGCGTAAAGCCATTGGTTCGATACTGCTACTGCGTAGCCAAAAGCCGCAATCTGCGAAGAGGTGTCGAAGATAAAACCGAAGATGATCCCTGTGAGGACCACGGTGAATGGGTTCAGGCTGTTTTCGAAAGATTTCGGGAGGAGTTTTTTCCGGACCCCGGTCAGTTGTACCTGGCCTTTACGCAAATAAACAAGGTTCGATATACCCATAAAGAAAAGCATCAGCGAGGCTGTCCATTCTACAACAATATCCAGCAATGGCGGGATATTAAAATTGTTCTTCAGCATACAAAGGAATAAGGCAATGAGGGTTACCATAATGCCATGTCCGAATGTAAAAAGAGTGCCTACCCATCTGCTCCAGGTCCTTTTGTTCATGTGCAGCCGGTAGGTGTAACCGTCGATCACAGTGATGTGGTCCGGATCCAGCCCATGGCGGAGGCCAAGGACGGCTAATACAATAAATCCTGATATATCGGTTCCCATTATTTTGAAATATATTCTCTGACTACTTTTAACCTGAACACTCAAACCCGAACCTGGAAGTATACGAAAATCATACACCGGGTTTATTTCCCCTCAAGCCCGAAGCATCGTGCACAGATCTGGGTTGTTATCCAAACTGCATAACATCATATCGGTAAGCCCTGTTCTCAGAAAGACTTTGTAAATGCCACGCTAAGCTTGTGTTTATTCTGCTTTTGCTGCGCTAAACCTTAGCGGTTGTAGCTCCATCGCCCCTGCTTCCGGAAAGCAGAGCTGCGATGCCAGTAATGTATTCTGTAAGAGATGCTGTGTTACAATATCACGCGCAATGTCAGGATTCACGCTACCATACCAGGCACCCTCCGGATGAATGAACACAATAGGTCCGCTGGTACATTGCCCCATACATTTGGTGCGAACAGTATGAATTTCATCATCCATACCATGCTTGCCGAGCTGCGCCCTCAGCGCCAGGGTGTTTTCGTCTGCACCACCTTTGGCACAGGTTCCACCATTGCAAATAAAAACCATCTTCTGAACCTTGGTCAGATCTTTAATAGCCATACCTTTAAAACATTTAATACAGTTAATTACCCGTTAACGATTAAACAAGCAGACAGGAGAAAAGGAGGCAGGAGCAAACACTGCGTAAGTGGTTTGCTATCCCCGTACTTTTTTCCCGAAAGCATTGGATAAGTTGTTACAGTCTTTGGCAGGTCTTCTGACTTGTTCCACTTTTAACGCCTTCCCACTCCAACCGGAGCAGTGGCTTTGCAGATGTTAAAAGCAATTGATGGAACTTACAGCAGCGGGAACTGTTCCGGATTTACACCGGATTCCCTTTTAATTTTAGCCGCCAGAAAGGCGGATAAAAACCATAAACCGGGGGTAAATGTAGTAAATTAATTTAACTTCAGGTTCTTCTATTGGGGTATTGAATAATTAAATTTCGGCTAAGGATTATGAATTATTGTAGTGCAACACGACAATCAAAGCCACCACCACGAACGTCACTGCGTGATTTATAAACATCACTTTTCGTAGCTCCTCATGCCTGATCTCCCGCTGCTGTTCCCCTATATAAGGCTTCTCTACTAATACACCATGATATACATTCGGTCCGCCGAAGCGGCAATTCAATATTCCCGCCAGCGCTGCCTCCGGGTAGCCAGAATTCGGACTGGCATGCTGATGCCCGAATTTTAAAATATACCGCCATCCCCGCAAACTACCCGTCACCATCACCATCAGTAAGGCGGTCAGGCGGGCCGGGATATAATTCGCCACATCATCCAGCCTGGCAGCAAAACGACCAAAGAATAAATAACGCGCATGTTTATACCCGATCATCGAATCCAGGGTATTGATCATCTTATACAACATCATGGCCGGTACCCCACCCACAGCATAAAAACACAAGGGCGCAATGACCCCGTCACTCAGGTTCTCTGACAGGGTCTCCAATACCGCTACCCGGATCTGGTTCTCCTGGAGTTTGGAAGTATCCCTGCCTACGATCCAGGAAAGGCGTTTTCTGCCCGCTTCCAGGCCTTGATTGTATAATGTGTCATAAACAGCTTTGCCCTCCTCTAAGAGGCTCTTATTGGCTAATCCGTAAAAAACAAAGATGGTATTGAAAATGTACCTCGCCCAAACAGGTAAAATCACCTGCATGGAATAGAAAAATGCATAAACACCCAGGCAGAGTACAATTGTCATTATTGCCCCTTTTAAAAGCCGGTAAGTACCTTTATTCAGTCGTTGCTCCCCATACTCAATCATATTCCCAAACAGCCTCACCGGGTGCGGCAAGTGCCTGGGATCGCCCAACAGCAGATCCAACACATACCCCGCCACTAAAGGAATCCATATCATCTTGCCATCCATGCATCAATGCCTTTGATCAATAATGCATTTTTTTCCGGCGTCTGCGTAGCCACCCTGAAATGTCTTTCACTCAGACTCTTAAAATTACCGGCATCCCTGATCAGTAACCCATGTTCCTCCAGCAGGTATGCTTTCAGCTCTGCCGCAGTGCCCCGCAGCAGTTCACACAAAAAGAAATTCGTATTCGTCTGCATCACATTCACATAGATCCTCAGGGCCGCCATCAAAGCCACGGTGTCCTGCAAGAGCTCTTCTACCCGGAATGTCAGTGTTTCCTTATGCGCCGTTATATATAAACCTGCCTCTATCGCCAGCGCATTCACCGACCATGGCATTTTAGAAGCAGTGATGGCACTAATCGTCTCCGCATTACTTAGCATATACCCCAGTCGTAAACCAGGTATGGCATAAGTCTTCGTCAACGATTTAATAATGACCAGGTTTGGCAGCTCACCTAATGAATCTACCAGCGAAGCCCTCGCCAGCGTAAAATCCACATATGCTTCATCAATCACAAAAGTAACGGCCGGATTATGTTGTAATAAGTTCCGCAGAAAATCTACCGTCAATAAAGCGCCCGTAGGATTATTAGGATTGCCTAAAAATACCAGTTCCGTTTCGAAAGAACTGTCCTGCTGTAATGCAGACCATTCCAGGTAAGACACGGAAATATCATTCACCCGACACGCATCTTCATACTCCGCAAATGCCGGAATCACAATCGTAGCCGATTGCCTTCTCCATGCATGCGCCACTAAATAGAAGGCTTCCGTTGCACCATTCGTTGCCAATACCTGCGCCGGCGTGATTGCATGCCATTGTGCCAGGGCCTCCTGCAAACTTTGTGCATTCGCCTCCGGGTAATTTTTCAATCTGAATAACTGTGTGCTCAGGTGTTGTATCAAACCAATGGAAAGTCCTTTATAATAAACATTCGAACTAAAGTCAGCAAGAATTTCCCGGGAATACAAATACCTGTCATCTCCATGACCTAATATCATTGTTCACTTTTTAATTGACTATAAATGTAGGCAATATCGATATGTTCGCGCAGATGTTGTGCCAGTTTATCGTACTGCTCATGTTTATACTTATTGTAATCAAAAGGTACTGTTGCCTTCGGTTTGAAAGGCGAGAGCAGGTCCTCCACCACTACAGGGTTATCTAAAATTCCATGTACATAAGTACCCCAGCAGCGATCATGCAGTAAATAGCCATCTCCATGACCTTCCGACATTGTATTTAAGGGCTTACTAATAATGTCTTTTTTTTCTCCTGGTAAGCCATCTGTTCCCCAAATGGCTGCTGCCACCGCATTACTACTCTCAGTAGTTCCCATATGAATTTCATATCCTTCACAAAGCGCCTCCGTATCCTTATACCGAAAACTACACTGCTTCGTTGTCTTCTCCGCTGTCAATACAGTCGTTACCGGTAGCAAACCCAGCCCGGGCATAAAAGAGACACTTCCTTCCACACCCACAGGATCTGCTACACTATGGCCCATCATCTGGTATCCTCCACAAATGCCAATCACCGTTTTCCCTTCTTTAGCGGCAGCCACGATTGCAGCAGCCACACCATTGTTCTTTATATCCACCAGGTCCGCAATAGTATTCTTACTACCCGGTAGTATCACAATATCTGCCTGCGAAATTTCCGAAGGGTTATTACTATAATACAAATGTACCCGCTCGTCTTTTTCCAGCACCGTAAAGTCCGTAAAATTAGACAAACGATTCAGTAAAACGACCACCACATTTACCTTGTCACTGCCTGCCTGCCTTTGCTTATGTGCCAATGCCACAGAATCTTCTTCCTCTACGTATATATCTTTCCGGTAGGGGATGATGCCTACTACCGGCACCCCACAAAGTTCTTCCAGCAATACTTTCCCGCTTTCAAACAAACGGGCATCCCCCCTGAATTTATTTACGATGATCCCCTTCAGTAAGGCCTTTTCTTCCGGAGGTAACAGCGCCACCGTTCCATACACACTGCCAAAGATGCCACCTTTATCAATATCCGCAACCAGGTACACATCCGCCCCGGCATATAATGCCATCCGCATATTCGTAATATCCCGGTGCTTCAGGTTCAGCTCACTGATGCTACCCGCACCTTCCAGTACCACCGGGTTGTATTGCGCATGCAAGCTGTCAAACGCCGCCTTTGCTGCATTAAACAATCCCTGCTTATTATTCCCCATGAAATAATCATAGGCCGACTGTGTGCCTACAGGTTTCCCCATCAACACTACCTGCGATGACTTATCATTCGTAGGCTTCAGCAATACCGGGTTCATATTCACACTGCATGGCAGCCCACATGCCTCTGCCTGCACCGCCTGCGCACGCCCTATCTCCAGCCCGTCTGGCGTAACGAAGCTATTGAGCGACATGTTCTGCGCCTTAAAAGGTGCTGGCTGATAACCATCCTGTTTAAAGATGCGGCAGAAACCGGTATTGATAAAACTTTTCCCTACGTCTGAAGCGGTACCTACAAACATGATGGGTTTTAATTGCTGCATAGCGTTGGGCGTATAGATAATTTTGCAAATGTACTATCTTTGGCCAAATGAAGAAGCCTCAGTTTTTAATCGCCGCAGCCTCCAGCCACTCGGGCAAGACCACCCTCACTTTAGGGTTGTTGCGGGCATTGCATCATAGAGGCTTGCAGGTGCAACCTTTCAAATGCGGACCTGATTATATCGATACTACTCATCATAGAACAGCTGCTCACAGACCGGGTATCAACCTGGATACATTTATGATGAGCGAAACACATGTGCAGGAACTATACAGTCATTACAGTCAGGATGCGGATGTCGCCATCGTGGAAGGTGTAATGGGATTGTTCGACGGTGCGGTGAAAGCGGAAGGGAGCAGTGCTGCTATCGCCATGCTCCTGGATATACCTGTAGTCCTGGTCTTGAATGCAAAGGCCATGGCTTATTCAGTGGCACCCATCTTATTTGGACTGAAAAACTTTAACCCGGAATTAAAGATCGCCGGTGTGATCTTCAATTTCGTCAATACCGAAAGTCATTACCAGTTCCTGAAGGATGCCTGCGAAGATGTTGGCATTCCGTCATTAGGCTACATCCCCGTGAACGAAAATATAAAGATCCCTTCCCGGCACCTGGGCCTGGCTATCTCCCCTGAAAATGATTATGAAGCCATCATCGAAGAGGCAGCTGCTCATATAAGTAAATCGGTCAACCTGGATCAGTTACTTGAATTAACAACAAAAGAGGGACCTCTATACAAAACAAAAGATACTCCCCGCGCCACTAACAAGCTACAGATCTCAGTCGCATTCGATCATGTATTCAATTTTCTTTACGAGGATAATATCCGCGCACTGGAACAACTGGGAAATGTTGTTACTTTTAGTCCAGGCAACGAAGAAGAATTGCCCCCCGGTACAGACTGGCTCTACCTGCCCGGTGGCTATCCTGAATTAAACCTGGCGCTCCTGGCCGGGAATGTAAAGATGCATACATCTATCCGTAACTTCGCTGCAAAGGGTAGACGTATATTTGCAGAATGCGGAGGGATGATGTACCTCGGTAAAGGCATTACCGATCAGGAAGGTAAACGTTATGAAATGTGTGGCGTACTCGATATTGAAACCAGTATGGAAAATAGCCGCTTGTCACTCGGCTATCGCAAAATACAAATTGGAAATACCGTATTGAAAGGACACGAATTTCACTACTCCCAGGCCAGCGAAAACGCTGAGATTCCGACGATCGGAGAAG
This window of the Chitinophaga sancti genome carries:
- a CDS encoding HoxN/HupN/NixA family nickel/cobalt transporter → MGTDISGFIVLAVLGLRHGLDPDHITVIDGYTYRLHMNKRTWSRWVGTLFTFGHGIMVTLIALFLCMLKNNFNIPPLLDIVVEWTASLMLFFMGISNLVYLRKGQVQLTGVRKKLLPKSFENSLNPFTVVLTGIIFGFIFDTSSQIAAFGYAVAVSNQWLYAIMGGVVFSLGLILTGTCDSMLLSKLLKTFDQKKIQNHRFKLNVLITIMCFAIPIYKILSTWNESLELSDTQNNIVGIIFISIIISLYADLYLRHKFSKADNGTA
- a CDS encoding SDR family oxidoreductase — its product is MEQHDYTKNKSISVLGCGWLGLPLAGLFVQQGYRVKGSVTSEEKLGSLFEKGILPYQLRISDQEIDCSDLAGFLDSDILIINFPPGRRPDITSYHAAQIALLIQAIETSPVQHVLFISSTSVYPDLNREITEKDMVPPTKGSGQALILAENLLLSQTKFTTTILRLGGLIGYDRMPARFLAGKKDVENGDAPINVIHQDDCLGLISALIEQEVWEDIFHAAADEHPTRKEYYTLAAEKAGLEPPTFAEGKPLRFKIINSDKIKHRLHYTFKHPNPLALL
- the cbiB gene encoding adenosylcobinamide-phosphate synthase CbiB, with protein sequence MDGKMIWIPLVAGYVLDLLLGDPRHLPHPVRLFGNMIEYGEQRLNKGTYRLLKGAIMTIVLCLGVYAFFYSMQVILPVWARYIFNTIFVFYGLANKSLLEEGKAVYDTLYNQGLEAGRKRLSWIVGRDTSKLQENQIRVAVLETLSENLSDGVIAPLCFYAVGGVPAMMLYKMINTLDSMIGYKHARYLFFGRFAARLDDVANYIPARLTALLMVMVTGSLRGWRYILKFGHQHASPNSGYPEAALAGILNCRFGGPNVYHGVLVEKPYIGEQQREIRHEELRKVMFINHAVTFVVVALIVVLHYNNS
- a CDS encoding pyridoxal phosphate-dependent aminotransferase, which gives rise to MILGHGDDRYLYSREILADFSSNVYYKGLSIGLIQHLSTQLFRLKNYPEANAQSLQEALAQWHAITPAQVLATNGATEAFYLVAHAWRRQSATIVIPAFAEYEDACRVNDISVSYLEWSALQQDSSFETELVFLGNPNNPTGALLTVDFLRNLLQHNPAVTFVIDEAYVDFTLARASLVDSLGELPNLVIIKSLTKTYAIPGLRLGYMLSNAETISAITASKMPWSVNALAIEAGLYITAHKETLTFRVEELLQDTVALMAALRIYVNVMQTNTNFFLCELLRGTAAELKAYLLEEHGLLIRDAGNFKSLSERHFRVATQTPEKNALLIKGIDAWMAR
- a CDS encoding cobyric acid synthase, with product MQQLKPIMFVGTASDVGKSFINTGFCRIFKQDGYQPAPFKAQNMSLNSFVTPDGLEIGRAQAVQAEACGLPCSVNMNPVLLKPTNDKSSQVVLMGKPVGTQSAYDYFMGNNKQGLFNAAKAAFDSLHAQYNPVVLEGAGSISELNLKHRDITNMRMALYAGADVYLVADIDKGGIFGSVYGTVALLPPEEKALLKGIIVNKFRGDARLFESGKVLLEELCGVPVVGIIPYRKDIYVEEEDSVALAHKQRQAGSDKVNVVVVLLNRLSNFTDFTVLEKDERVHLYYSNNPSEISQADIVILPGSKNTIADLVDIKNNGVAAAIVAAAKEGKTVIGICGGYQMMGHSVADPVGVEGSVSFMPGLGLLPVTTVLTAEKTTKQCSFRYKDTEALCEGYEIHMGTTESSNAVAAAIWGTDGLPGEKKDIISKPLNTMSEGHGDGYLLHDRCWGTYVHGILDNPVVVEDLLSPFKPKATVPFDYNKYKHEQYDKLAQHLREHIDIAYIYSQLKSEQ
- a CDS encoding (2Fe-2S) ferredoxin domain-containing protein, with translation MAIKDLTKVQKMVFICNGGTCAKGGADENTLALRAQLGKHGMDDEIHTVRTKCMGQCTSGPIVFIHPEGAWYGSVNPDIARDIVTQHLLQNTLLASQLCFPEAGAMELQPLRFSAAKAE
- a CDS encoding cobyrinate a,c-diamide synthase, which gives rise to MKKPQFLIAAASSHSGKTTLTLGLLRALHHRGLQVQPFKCGPDYIDTTHHRTAAHRPGINLDTFMMSETHVQELYSHYSQDADVAIVEGVMGLFDGAVKAEGSSAAIAMLLDIPVVLVLNAKAMAYSVAPILFGLKNFNPELKIAGVIFNFVNTESHYQFLKDACEDVGIPSLGYIPVNENIKIPSRHLGLAISPENDYEAIIEEAAAHISKSVNLDQLLELTTKEGPLYKTKDTPRATNKLQISVAFDHVFNFLYEDNIRALEQLGNVVTFSPGNEEELPPGTDWLYLPGGYPELNLALLAGNVKMHTSIRNFAAKGRRIFAECGGMMYLGKGITDQEGKRYEMCGVLDIETSMENSRLSLGYRKIQIGNTVLKGHEFHYSQASENAEIPTIGEVTNARGKTVATPIYKQQNVIASYMHLYWGEDAEIFSSLWNS